CATTAGATGTTCCTATCCCTTCGAACTCAGCCTCGATCCCCTTCACGAAATTTCAGAACTCTACACGCCGGGTCGCGCCTTGCCGAAATACATTAGTTCCCAGATCGCACGATCGTCGAAATGCTCCACCCGCGCATCCCCCTCGAATCTCTCGATCGTGACCTTGCCGGTGAAGCGGTGATAGGCGCCGTCAAAGCCGATCAGCCGGGCGACGATCCGCTTCAGGAGCGGCATACGTTCGGTGAAAATGGCTTGCAGAATGGTCTCCTCGCGCTCGAATGACACGACATAGCGCGTATCAGCGTCGCGATAGGTGTAGCGCGTGACATCAGCCACCGGCTTGCCGGTCTTGCCGTCGATCACGACGCGATCCATCTCGAAGGATACTTTGGCATCGTCGTCAGCGATGATCTTGCCGTCCCTGGCCAGCATGTAGACGATCTGCGTTTCATAGCCGTAGGCTTCGGTGGCTGTGATGTAGGATGCGATGACCGTGTAGGGACCGACGCTGGCCCGCGCCCAGTACCAGTTGTGCATGAGCGTCTGCATGGGGACGTCGCCCCAATTGTGATCGTGATATCCGCTGCCGGAGGCGCCATATTCCTCTTTGCCGATGCTGTAGCGGACATTTGCCAGTCCATGGGGCACGGCGGGAAGCCACGCAAACAGCTTTTCTCGCCCTTCGACCCCAAAATATGAATGACCGGACTTGGGACGCCAGGCGGGAACGTCTCCCGTCAATTCGATGTCGACCGATATTTCCCCGATGGTTGCCGTGATGTGGTAGCGATTGAGATCTCCGACGAAGTGGTTCGTTCCGATTTTAACGTTGCAGGTAGATTTCGATGCGGTGAACATCTCCGGGGTGGTGTCGAGGAGCTTGTCGTAGATCCGGCCGTCAGGCAGGGTTATGTTGATGGTGACCCTTGGTGCAAGTGGACCGCTCGGGCTGACATTGGGTTTGGTATAGAAAACCACGACTACAGTCGCACCATCGTCGAGATGGGCGTCGAAGTACCACCATTCGTAGAGGCCTTTTTCCGTACCGATGCGTTGACCGTCCTCAAACTGCGCTATTTGGACGGGGTCGATGCCAAGTCTCTCGTAATCGGCAGGACGATCCGCCAGCCGAACGTGGCCATTCTTGCTGCGATGCATGGGTCCGGCTTCTCCTGGCATGGCTTTATCGTCTGGCCTCAAAACTGAGACGCAGCGTGGCGAGAGTGGTTTTGCGGATCGGATCAAGGTTCATCGTTGGATCGACGAGCAGTTGCATGGAGAGGCCCAGCTGCAGGCTGCCCACCATCAGCGCCGCGGCGTCGGCGTCCAGATCGGATCGGATGCAGCCCTCGGCTTGTCCTTTTTGGACATAGCCCCGAAGTCGCGTCCTTACTTGCTCATGCGATGCGGCGAACGCCGTACGCAATGAACTCGCATCGGCTACCGCGGCCGACAACAACATAAAGTAAGCTTTCAGCTCGCCCTTCTCGGACAGGCTCCGCAGATAGAGGTCCGTATCGGCGAGTAGCGCATCAAGCCCAGGCATCTGATCGATGCCGAGCTCCGCGGCCAACACAGTTCGGCGGTCATGGAGATAACTGATTACGGCGTCGATCAGCCCTTGCTTTGAGCCAAACCGGCGTGTGACCAGGCTGCGGCTATAGCCTCCTCGTTGGCCGATCGCTTCGAACGTAGCCGCGCTGACACCGTGTTCGGCGGTAACGGAGATTGCGGCCCTGACGAGGCCGCGTTCGGAATCTTCCCGACGTTCGGCCTGGGTACGGCGAACGCGCATGGCTGATCGGTCGATCATCTGAAACATACCCCCTTATAACTTAGTAGTTGGAGAACTACTATCTTAATGTTAGCTTGCCGTCGCAGAGCCGCAGCCGACGTCCAAGAATACCGCAAGGGAGAGATTTGAGATGACCATTCCCCAGGAGGTGGCGGACACCATCGTCGATCCCAAGGCTTACGCGGACGGAAAAATTTACGAGAGCTATGCTTGGCTTCGCGCCAACAATCCGCTCGGGGTAGCACAACCAGCAGGCTACGATCCGTTCTGGGTCGTCACCCGGCACGCGGATATCCTCGATATCAGCCGCCAGAACGATCTCTTTCATAGCGGCGATCGGGCGACGACGATCACCAACAAGGCGGCCGACGATCATATCCGCAAGCAGACCGGCGGCAGCCCGCACCTTGTACGCAGCCTGGTTCAGATGGACGCGCCGGATCATGCGAAATATCGCGCCCTGACCCAGGCCTGGTTCATGCCACGCAACATCGTCGGCCTCGACCAGCGAATCCGCAACATCGCCCGCGCCTCGGTCGAGCGCATGGCCGCGAAAGGCAGCGAATGCGACTTCGTCCGCGAGGTCGCCCTCCACTATCCGCTGCACGTCGTCATGGAAATTCTGGGCGTGCCGGAGGAGGACGAGCCGCGCATGTTGATGCTGACTCAAGAACTGTTCGGCGCGACGGATCCTGAGCTCGGTCGCGCCCCCGGCGCAGCGGCCGTCCCCGGTGATATCGGTTCGATCCAGGCGGTGCTGGCCGACTTCTATCAATACTTCGCGAAGATCAGCGCGGATCGCCGCGCCAATCCCCGCGACGATCTGGCGACGGTCATTGCAACCAGCCAGGTCGATGGACGGCTCATCTCCGAATTCGAGGCGATGAGCTACTACGTCATCGTCGCCACCGCCGGGCACGATACCACCTCATCGACCACCGCCGGGGCGATGCGGGCCTTGTGCGAGAACCCGGACCAGTTCGCCTATGTGAAGGAAGATCTCTCGCGCGTGCCGGGCTTCATCGACGAGGCCATTCGCTGGACGACGCCGGTCAAGACCTTCATGCGCTCGGCGACGGCGGACGCAAAGGTTGGCGGTCAGGCGATCGCCAAGGGCGATTGGCTGATGCTCTGCTACGCGTCGGGCAATCGCGACGAGGCCGTGTTCGATGAGCCGAATCGCTTCCGCGCGGACCGCAAGCCGAACAAGCAGCTTGCGTTCGGCTATGGCGCGCACCTCTGCCTCGGCCAGCACCTCGCCAAAATGGAAATGCGCATACTCTACGAGGAGCTTCTGCCGCGGCTGAAATCCGTCGAACTCGCAGGCGAGCCGAAGATGTCCCAGGCCCTGTTCGTCAACGGGCTGAAGAGCTTGCCGATCCGGTTCGAATTCTCTTAGGCCCGCGGGCGCGTCGATGCCGAGCCGAAATCGCTCGGCTGGCGTTTCGCGACGGCGCCCATCCGTACCTGGGTCGATGCCCAGCGCGAATTGACGGACCTTCACCGGCTAATGAAGAAGACCGCCCAAACGCCGGTTGCTTGGAGGAATGGGGAGGGTGCGACGATGAATTTTCTGATCCCGGGCCCGCTCCAGATCGACCCGGAGTGGATGACGGATGCGTTGCGGCGGGCTGACGCGATACGCGAGGCCAGGGTTGTAGACATGACCTGCAAGCCGGTAGGTAACGGACTTGTTGGGGACAGCTACCGTTTCAGCCTGACCTATGAAGGGGTCGAGCCCGGCGCGCCGGCCAGCGTAATCGGCAAGTTTCCTGCGGCCGATCCGAACAGCCGCCGTTCGGGATCTGAGCACCTGCTCTATCTGCGCGAGGTGTCGTTCTATCGCGAGCTCGCGCATACCCTCGCCATCCATACGCCCCGCCCCTTCGTCGCCGAGATCGATCCGGAATCCGACGACTTCATCTTGATCCTGGAAGACCTGACACCTTTCCGGCAAGCCGATCAGCTCGCCGGCTGTTCACTCGACGACGCCATGACCGTGATGGCGGAGGCTGCGGCGTTGCACGCATCACGCTGGGACGACCCGGCGCTGCAATCGCTGGACTGGCTGGTGGCCCGCCCGGCTCGGGCCTCGGCCGCGGTCCATGAGACGCTGCCTCCCATCATCGGTCTCTTCAAGGACCGCTACCGGGACGCCCTCGAACCGGAGTACCTGGCGCTCGTGAAAAAACTTCCCGAAGTGCTGGCGCGCAGCCGCGAGGACCAATCGTCACCGCGCACGGTCCAGCATGCGGACTTCCGGCTCGACAATGTGCTGTTCGACGTCAAGGGCGGAGCGCGGCCGATGGCGACGCTCGATTGGCAGACCTTGAGAATCGGACCGGGTGCCATGGACGTGGCCTATTTCCTGTCCGCGGGCCTCGAGCCGTCCGAGCGGCGGCAGCACGAAGCCGATCTGGTGCATTTCTATCACGCCGAGCTGACCCGGCGTGGCGTGCGGAACTATGACTGGGATCATTGCTGGCATGAGTATCGGCGTCAGACCTTCCACGGCATTCTGATGGGCGTGTTCTCCGCCCTCAGCGTCGAGCGGACCGAACGGGGCGATGCGCTCTTCCTGAAGATGACCAGGGGCGCCTGCGAACAGGCGCTCGACCACCAAAGCATTGAACTCTGGCAGGCCTGACGGGAAACGCCCATGCAGATTACAGCCGCAGTCGTCCGCGAGCCGGGCGCAAACTTCACCCTGGAGGCTGTCGAGCTCGACGAGCCGCGGGCTGACGAGATTCTAGTGCGCATCGCCGCGGTTGGCGTCTGCCACACCGACCTCGTGGCGCGGGATGGCGTCATGCCCTTCTCCATGCCGGCTGTGCTGGGCCACGAGGGCGCCGGGACCGTAGAGAAGGTCGGTTCGGCGGTGACCAAGATCGCGCCAGGCGACCGCGTGGCCATCATCTTCCGATCATGCGGATCGTGCGACCGCTGCGGGAGCGGCGATCCAGCCTATTGCTACACCATGCCGATACTCAACTATATCGGCATGAGGCCTGACGGCTCAACGGCGATCCGTCATGGCGACATCGCCATCTCGTATAACTTCTTCGGCCAGTCGTCCTTCGCCAGCCATACGCTGGCCTACGAACGCAATGTCCTGAAGCTCCCGGACGACATCCCCTTCGAGATCGCCGCACCCCTGGGCTGCGGCGTCCAGACCGGCGCGGGCGGGGTGATGCTGGCCCTCGCCTGCCCCCGGAACTCCTCAATCCTGATCACCGGCGGCGGGACTGTTGGGCTGTCGGCGGTGATGGGAGCAGCGATCCAAGGCTGCCGGACCATCATCGTGGTGGAGCCACATGCGGCGCGGCGTGTCCTGGCACAACAATTGGGTGCCACGCACCTGATCGCCCCGAACGAATGTCCGGACCTCGCCGCGGCGGTGCGAGCCATCCTGCCAAACGGGGTGGACTATGCCTTCGACACTACCGGCCAGCCTGAGATCCTCACCGCCGCGATGGGCGCGCTGGCGCCCAAGGGTGTGCTCGGCATCGTC
This portion of the Bradyrhizobium sp. AZCC 2262 genome encodes:
- a CDS encoding TetR/AcrR family transcriptional regulator, with the protein product MFQMIDRSAMRVRRTQAERREDSERGLVRAAISVTAEHGVSAATFEAIGQRGGYSRSLVTRRFGSKQGLIDAVISYLHDRRTVLAAELGIDQMPGLDALLADTDLYLRSLSEKGELKAYFMLLSAAVADASSLRTAFAASHEQVRTRLRGYVQKGQAEGCIRSDLDADAAALMVGSLQLGLSMQLLVDPTMNLDPIRKTTLATLRLSFEARR
- a CDS encoding phosphotransferase, which codes for MNFLIPGPLQIDPEWMTDALRRADAIREARVVDMTCKPVGNGLVGDSYRFSLTYEGVEPGAPASVIGKFPAADPNSRRSGSEHLLYLREVSFYRELAHTLAIHTPRPFVAEIDPESDDFILILEDLTPFRQADQLAGCSLDDAMTVMAEAAALHASRWDDPALQSLDWLVARPARASAAVHETLPPIIGLFKDRYRDALEPEYLALVKKLPEVLARSREDQSSPRTVQHADFRLDNVLFDVKGGARPMATLDWQTLRIGPGAMDVAYFLSAGLEPSERRQHEADLVHFYHAELTRRGVRNYDWDHCWHEYRRQTFHGILMGVFSALSVERTERGDALFLKMTRGACEQALDHQSIELWQA
- a CDS encoding cytochrome P450, which encodes MTIPQEVADTIVDPKAYADGKIYESYAWLRANNPLGVAQPAGYDPFWVVTRHADILDISRQNDLFHSGDRATTITNKAADDHIRKQTGGSPHLVRSLVQMDAPDHAKYRALTQAWFMPRNIVGLDQRIRNIARASVERMAAKGSECDFVREVALHYPLHVVMEILGVPEEDEPRMLMLTQELFGATDPELGRAPGAAAVPGDIGSIQAVLADFYQYFAKISADRRANPRDDLATVIATSQVDGRLISEFEAMSYYVIVATAGHDTTSSTTAGAMRALCENPDQFAYVKEDLSRVPGFIDEAIRWTTPVKTFMRSATADAKVGGQAIAKGDWLMLCYASGNRDEAVFDEPNRFRADRKPNKQLAFGYGAHLCLGQHLAKMEMRILYEELLPRLKSVELAGEPKMSQALFVNGLKSLPIRFEFS
- a CDS encoding NAD(P)-dependent alcohol dehydrogenase, yielding MQITAAVVREPGANFTLEAVELDEPRADEILVRIAAVGVCHTDLVARDGVMPFSMPAVLGHEGAGTVEKVGSAVTKIAPGDRVAIIFRSCGSCDRCGSGDPAYCYTMPILNYIGMRPDGSTAIRHGDIAISYNFFGQSSFASHTLAYERNVLKLPDDIPFEIAAPLGCGVQTGAGGVMLALACPRNSSILITGGGTVGLSAVMGAAIQGCRTIIVVEPHAARRVLAQQLGATHLIAPNECPDLAAAVRAILPNGVDYAFDTTGQPEILTAAMGALAPKGVLGIVGIPPVGTPMPGQLGVVLQLGQTVRGIIEGDSDPEFFLPILIDHWRAGRLPLEMLIHAFPFDQINHAILAQHQGDCVKVVLTLPSA